A part of Aquibium oceanicum genomic DNA contains:
- the hemH gene encoding ferrochelatase encodes MTINQRTDMTNTTATGPLPQGHPPVAQPKVGVLLVNLGTPDGTDRASMRRYLAEFLSDRRVIEWPRAVWYPVLYGIVLNTRPKKSGALYDKIWNREKDESPLRTYTRSQGEKLAAALAGHDNIVVDWAMRYGNPSIESVLERMTKAGCRRIVMFPLYPQYSATTTATVNDKFFEALMKMRWQPAVRTVPAYHDEPVYIDALARSIEKHLASLDFEPEVVIASYHGIPQSYFKAGDPYHCHCQKTTRLLRERLGWDEKKLLTTFQSRFGPEEWLQPYTDKTVERLAKEGVKSVAVFNPGFVADCLETLEEIAGEVGETFHESGGTNFSHIPCLNDSEEGMAVIEEMVRRELGGWA; translated from the coding sequence ATGACGATCAATCAACGAACCGACATGACGAACACCACCGCGACGGGTCCGCTGCCGCAAGGCCATCCGCCAGTCGCGCAGCCGAAGGTCGGCGTGCTGCTGGTCAATCTCGGTACGCCGGACGGGACGGACCGCGCCTCGATGCGGCGCTACCTCGCGGAGTTCCTGTCGGACCGCCGGGTGATCGAATGGCCGCGCGCCGTCTGGTATCCGGTGCTCTACGGCATCGTCCTCAACACACGGCCCAAGAAGTCGGGCGCGCTCTACGACAAGATCTGGAATCGCGAGAAGGACGAATCGCCGCTGCGCACCTACACGCGCTCGCAGGGCGAGAAACTCGCCGCCGCGCTTGCCGGCCACGACAATATCGTCGTCGATTGGGCCATGCGCTACGGCAATCCCTCGATCGAAAGCGTGCTGGAGCGCATGACGAAGGCGGGCTGCCGCCGCATCGTGATGTTCCCGCTCTATCCGCAGTATTCCGCCACCACGACGGCGACCGTGAACGACAAGTTCTTCGAGGCGCTGATGAAGATGCGATGGCAGCCGGCCGTGCGCACCGTGCCGGCCTATCACGACGAGCCCGTCTACATCGACGCGCTGGCGCGCTCGATCGAGAAGCATCTCGCCTCGCTCGACTTCGAGCCGGAGGTGGTAATCGCATCCTACCACGGCATCCCGCAGAGCTACTTCAAGGCCGGCGACCCCTATCACTGCCACTGCCAGAAGACGACGCGCCTGCTTCGCGAGCGCCTCGGCTGGGACGAGAAGAAGTTGCTCACGACATTCCAGTCCCGCTTCGGACCGGAGGAATGGCTGCAGCCCTACACCGACAAGACGGTGGAGAGGCTGGCGAAGGAGGGCGTGAAATCCGTTGCCGTGTTCAACCCCGGCTTCGTGGCGGATTGCCTGGAGACGCTGGAGGAGATCGCCGGCGAGGTCGGGGAGACCTTCCACGAAAGCGGTGGCACGAACTTCTCGCACATTCCCTGCCTCAACGACAGCGAAGAGGGCATGGCTGTGATCGAGGAGATGGTGCGGCGCGAACTGGGCGGCTGGGCCTGA
- a CDS encoding NAD(P)/FAD-dependent oxidoreductase — protein MSRKLDLRTGRAVWTAYRAAAIPVTPLTRDVKTDVAIVGMGISAAMMADSLTDAGLSVVLIDRRGPMLGSTAATTALVQFEIDQPLTTLTKKIGKDRAERAWRRSRLAVANLSARVQELGIDCRTTERPSLYLAGNLLAPQALREEGLQRNRAGLRSAYLTAGELKDRFGLDRKGALLSHGNYALDPRRLTAGFLLAAIDRGARVYAPAEATGFESHRDGVTISTRDGPSISAGAAVMATGYELADFVPKDHHSVISTYAIATRPQPRAIWPEAALIWEASDPYLYLRATHDGRVICGGEDEELTDEERRDSLLADKTARITEKLGRLLPGIDTTPEFAWAGAFGTTPSGLPLIGPVPGKRGFHAVMGYGGNGITFSRIAAEVVTASLTGGADRDADLFALDRA, from the coding sequence ATGTCACGAAAGCTCGACCTGCGAACCGGCAGGGCCGTCTGGACTGCGTATCGCGCAGCCGCGATCCCCGTCACGCCCCTGACCCGCGACGTCAAGACCGACGTCGCCATCGTCGGCATGGGGATCAGTGCCGCGATGATGGCGGATTCGCTGACGGACGCGGGGCTATCGGTCGTGCTGATCGACCGCCGTGGGCCGATGCTCGGTTCGACGGCGGCCACGACCGCGCTGGTGCAGTTCGAGATCGATCAGCCATTGACGACGCTGACGAAGAAGATCGGCAAGGACCGGGCCGAGCGCGCCTGGCGGCGATCGCGCCTCGCGGTGGCGAACCTTTCCGCCCGCGTGCAGGAACTCGGCATCGACTGCCGCACGACCGAGCGGCCGTCGCTCTATCTCGCCGGCAACCTTCTGGCGCCGCAGGCGCTGCGCGAGGAGGGTTTGCAGCGCAACCGCGCCGGCCTGCGCTCCGCCTACCTGACCGCTGGAGAGCTGAAGGACCGTTTCGGGCTCGACCGGAAAGGTGCGCTGCTCTCCCACGGCAACTACGCTCTCGATCCGAGGCGGCTCACGGCCGGTTTCCTGCTGGCCGCAATCGACCGCGGCGCCCGGGTCTATGCTCCAGCCGAGGCGACCGGTTTCGAAAGCCATCGCGACGGCGTGACGATCTCCACCCGCGACGGCCCGTCGATCTCCGCCGGCGCGGCGGTGATGGCGACCGGCTACGAACTCGCCGACTTCGTGCCAAAGGACCACCATTCGGTGATCTCCACCTACGCCATCGCCACGCGCCCGCAGCCGCGCGCGATCTGGCCCGAAGCCGCGCTCATCTGGGAAGCCTCGGACCCGTACCTCTATCTTCGCGCCACGCATGACGGCCGCGTCATCTGCGGCGGCGAGGACGAGGAGCTCACCGACGAGGAGCGGCGCGACTCGTTGCTTGCCGACAAGACGGCTCGCATCACCGAAAAGCTCGGACGCCTGCTGCCGGGCATCGATACGACACCGGAATTCGCCTGGGCGGGCGCCTTCGGCACGACGCCGAGCGGCTTGCCGCTGATCGGGCCCGTGCCGGGCAAGCGCGGCTTCCATGCGGTGATGGGATACGGCGGCAACGGCATCACCTTCTCGCGCATCGCCGCCGAAGTGGTGACCGCCAGCCTGACCGGGGGTGCGGACCGCGATGCAGACCTGTTCGCCCTCGACCGCGCCTGA
- a CDS encoding methyl-accepting chemotaxis protein: protein MFPGFSSDSRAVIQAIGRSQAVIEFNLDGIIIDANENFCAALGYARDEIVGKHHRMFVEPAEAAGSDYRAFWTKLASGEFDRQQYKRIRKDGSAIWIEASYNPVFSGRKPYKIIKIATDITALREKACEDAAKLAALSRSQAIIEFRPTGEIITANENFLAALGYELSEIVGRHHHMFCDEAYARSREYQEFWVRLERGEFAAGEFMRIGKGGRAIWIQAAYNPILDLEGRVSKVVKFATDVTPRMGAISCLASALNALAEGDLTQTLDEPFVPTMEKVRHDFNGATARLRDAMRRVVENAQGIASGSGEIRGAADDLSRRTEQQAASLEKTAAAIAEVTSAVAETSERAEEAARLVGQARGNAEKSGIVADKTVAAMERIENSSGKISSIIGIIDEIAFQTNLLALNAGVEAARAGEAGRGFAVVAQEVRELAQRSAGAAREIKQLIDASSEHVKTGVSLVGETGGVLQEIASQVQEISANVTAIVSSAREQATSLAEVNQAVTSIDKGTQQNAAMVEQSTAASKLLADEAEALRVLIAAFRLGDVRSSGSDRAPTTPRLKRVA, encoded by the coding sequence ATGTTTCCGGGCTTCTCTTCCGATTCCAGGGCAGTCATCCAGGCGATCGGCCGCTCGCAGGCTGTCATAGAATTCAACCTCGACGGCATCATCATCGACGCCAACGAGAACTTCTGCGCCGCGCTCGGCTATGCCCGCGACGAGATCGTCGGCAAGCATCACCGGATGTTCGTGGAACCGGCGGAGGCGGCGGGGTCCGACTACCGCGCCTTCTGGACCAAGCTCGCATCCGGCGAGTTCGACCGGCAACAGTACAAGCGCATCCGCAAGGACGGCAGCGCCATCTGGATCGAAGCCTCCTACAACCCGGTGTTTTCGGGTCGCAAGCCATACAAGATCATCAAGATCGCGACCGACATCACCGCGCTCAGGGAAAAGGCCTGCGAGGATGCGGCGAAACTCGCCGCGCTGTCCCGCTCCCAGGCGATCATCGAGTTCCGGCCGACGGGCGAAATTATCACTGCGAACGAGAACTTCCTCGCCGCCCTCGGCTACGAGCTTTCCGAAATCGTCGGCAGGCATCACCACATGTTCTGCGATGAGGCCTATGCGCGGAGCCGCGAATACCAGGAGTTCTGGGTGCGTCTCGAGCGCGGCGAGTTCGCCGCGGGCGAGTTCATGCGGATCGGGAAGGGCGGGCGCGCGATCTGGATCCAGGCGGCCTACAACCCGATCCTGGATCTCGAAGGTAGGGTGTCTAAGGTGGTGAAGTTCGCGACCGACGTCACGCCGCGCATGGGCGCCATCTCCTGCCTCGCCTCGGCGCTCAACGCGCTTGCCGAAGGCGACCTGACGCAGACGCTCGACGAACCCTTCGTGCCGACGATGGAAAAGGTGCGCCACGACTTCAACGGCGCGACGGCGCGGCTTCGCGATGCCATGCGCCGCGTGGTGGAGAACGCGCAGGGGATCGCCTCGGGCTCCGGCGAGATCCGCGGCGCCGCCGACGATCTGTCGCGCCGCACGGAGCAGCAGGCCGCCTCGCTGGAGAAGACCGCGGCCGCGATCGCAGAGGTAACGTCCGCGGTTGCCGAGACCAGCGAGCGGGCCGAGGAAGCTGCGCGCCTCGTTGGCCAGGCCCGCGGGAATGCGGAGAAGTCGGGGATCGTCGCGGACAAGACCGTCGCGGCCATGGAGAGGATCGAGAATTCCTCCGGCAAGATCTCGAGCATCATCGGCATCATCGACGAGATCGCCTTCCAGACCAACCTGCTCGCGCTCAACGCCGGTGTGGAAGCGGCACGCGCCGGCGAGGCCGGCCGGGGCTTCGCCGTCGTTGCCCAGGAGGTACGCGAGTTGGCGCAGCGTTCGGCCGGCGCGGCGCGCGAGATCAAGCAGCTGATCGACGCCTCGAGCGAGCACGTGAAGACCGGCGTGTCGCTGGTGGGCGAAACCGGCGGCGTGCTTCAGGAGATCGCCAGTCAGGTGCAGGAGATCAGCGCCAACGTCACCGCGATTGTGTCGAGCGCCAGGGAGCAGGCTACCAGCCTGGCCGAGGTGAACCAGGCGGTCACGTCGATCGACAAGGGAACACAGCAGAACGCCGCGATGGTCGAGCAGTCGACCGCCGCGAGCAAGCTCTTAGCCGACGAGGCCGAGGCGTTGCGCGTTCTGATCGCAGCCTTCCGGCTCGGTGACGTCCGGTCGAGCGGGAGCGACCGCGCGCCGACAACGCCGCGGCTGAAACGCGTCGCCTGA